A genome region from Hevea brasiliensis isolate MT/VB/25A 57/8 chromosome 7, ASM3005281v1, whole genome shotgun sequence includes the following:
- the LOC110653527 gene encoding uncharacterized protein LOC110653527 translates to MGNHIQNFLNKISIACASIATITLLFLYLQTPETCIPPNAPITKPHVKFPSSTCDPSLNHPYLSLAKKNQRLWSSKSWLSQLSSFTAFFSQLQHLNLLHNHSRVLCVSAGAGHEVMALNNMGVSDVTGVELVDSLPLVRRADPNNLPFFDGMFDLAFSARLVEALFPLRFAGEMERTVRRGGVCVIVVDECGEEEVGEIVRLFRGSKFVGAENVTLIGVKMTRIIMRVGVSSPS, encoded by the coding sequence ATGGGAAATCACATACAGAATTTCCTGAACAAAATCTCCATAGCTTGTGCATCCATAGCCACAATCACTCTTCTCTTCCTTTATCTCCAAACCCCAGAAACTTGCATTCCACCAAACGCCCCAATCACAAAACCCCACGTCAAATTCCCCTCCTCCACCTGCGATCCTTCTCTGAATCACCCCTACCTCTCTCTCGCCAAGAAAAACCAGCGCCTTTGGTCCTCCAAGTCCTGGCTCTCTCAGCTATCCTCCTTCACCGCTTTCTTTTCACAGCTCCAACACCTCAATCTCTTGCATAACCACTCCAGAGTCCTCTGTGTCTCCGCCGGTGCTGGCCACGAAGTTATGGCGCTGAATAATATGGGTGTCAGCGATGTTACTGGTGTTGAGTTGGTGGATTCTTTGCCACTTGTTAGAAGGGCTGACCCCAATAATTTACCTTTTTTCGATGGGATGTTTGATTTGGCTTTCAGTGCGCGTTTGGTGGAGGCACTTTTTCCATTGAGGTTTGCTGGGGAGATGGAGAGGACGGTGAGGAGAGGAGGGGTGTGTGTGATAGTTGTGGATGAGTGTGGAGAAGAAGAGGTGGGTGAGATTGTTAGACTGTTTAGGGGGTCCAAATTTGTTGGTGCTGAGAATGTCACCTTGATTGGAGTGAAGATGACTAGGATCATCATGAGAGTTGGTGTTTCTTCTCCTTCATGA